One genomic segment of Anguilla anguilla isolate fAngAng1 chromosome 2, fAngAng1.pri, whole genome shotgun sequence includes these proteins:
- the LOC118221410 gene encoding urokinase-type plasminogen activator-like, giving the protein MKLLLILTAFVEIISSLEVNELNRRTARSLPSTVYSDFFGPQSLHKPSRAETDSRCGERPGKLLKIVGGKVTAVESHPWIASIFWRGRFSERVFKCGGSLISPCWVVTAAHCFPDGTETKLHRLSVFLGKNAVNETDYEREQKFRVDELIIHHGFDNSDGNYNNDIALLKIIGNDGRCAEESGSVRTVCLPPANQMLPAGVTCEIAGYGKEREGIWHNSQYLREATVKLLSQDVCTSNDYYGKMVTNNMFCAGSPDWKIDSCKGDSGGPLVCEANGRLFLFGIVSWGEGCSRKFRPGVYTRVTKYNRWIGRKTGLSSIAAGSMYPQK; this is encoded by the exons ATGAAATTGTTACTCATTCTAACAGCATTTGTGGAAATCATCTCTTCCCTTGAAGTG AATGAGCTGAATCGGCGAACAGCACGCTCCCTCCCTTCCACAGTTTACTCAG ACTTTTTTGGTCCACAAAGTCTACACAAACCAAGCAGAGCAGAAACAG ACTCCAGATGTGGAGAAAGGCCCGGGAAACTGCTGAAGATCGTCGGGGGGAAGGTCACCGCGGTGGAGTCGCACCCATGGATCGCGTCCATCTTCTGGAGGGGTCGATTCTCGGAGAGAGTGTTTAAGTGCGGCGGCAGCCTCATCTCTCCCTGTTGGGTGGTCACGGCAGCCCATTGCTTCCCAGACGG CACGGAAACCAAACTTCATCGCCTCTCCGTCTTTTTGGGAAAGAACGCCGTCAATGAGACCGACTACGAGAGAGAACAGAAGTTCCGCGTGGATGAACTCATTATTCACCACGGGTTCGACAACAGTGACGGAAACTACAACAATGATATCG CCTTGCTGAAGATAATCGGAAATGATGGTAGGTGTGCGGAAGAGTCCGGCTCGGTGAGAACGGTCTGCCTgcccccagccaatcagatgctcCCTGCGGGGGTCACCTGTGAAATCGCTGGATATGGGAAAGAGCGGGAAG GGATCTGGCATAACTCACAGTACCTACGAGAGGCCACGGTGAAGCTCTTGTCCCAGGACGTCTGCACAAGCAACGACTACTACGGAAAGATGGTGACCAACAACATGTTTTGTGCCGGCAGTCCTGACTGGAAAATAGACTCCTGCAAG GGAGATTCGGGGGGGCCCTTGGTGTGCGAGGCGAATGGCCGCCTGTTCCTCTTCGGGATCGtcagctggggggaggggtgttccCGGAAATTCCGCCCGGGAGTCTACACCAGGGTCACCAAATATAACCGCTGGATTGGGAGAAAGACCGGCCTGTCCTCCATCGCTGCGGGCTCCATGTATCCGCAGAAGTGA